A region from the Brassica napus cultivar Da-Ae chromosome C8, Da-Ae, whole genome shotgun sequence genome encodes:
- the LOC111208630 gene encoding putative acyl-activating enzyme 19 isoform X2: MSNCCCISHKFADAASTNPHKVAVTHSSARFMSDSPQPPSPVHDGDTIFTFADLSSSVDSLSLRLRRILDAPAQNDPQLITPPQQSSPGTDKLERGEAESDVYIPKVLALYMPPSAEYIISVLSVLRIGEAFLPLDPSWPRDRVLSILSSSNVALVIACGSSFDQFGCQPLGRSHWLVQSSSAHPVLFFSMSERLSAETARRSSLVLPCKKERQRKFCYLMYTSGSTGKPKGICGTEQGLLNRFMWMQEHYPVVGEQQFAFKTSVGFIDHLQEFLGATLNSTPLVIPPFTLLKQNMISIIDFLEAYSISRLVAVPSMVRAILPTLQHRGHNKLQSCLKLVVLSGETFPLSLWDSLHKLLPDTCFLNLYGSTEVSGDCTYFDCSRLPKLLETEKIGSVPIGKPISNCKILLLGDEDKPCEGEICVGGLCLSQGYLHSSIESQSYVMLHNTSLCNHLTSDCGSQLYYRTGDYGRKLSSGDFVFIGRRDRTVKVNGHRLSLEEMETTLELNPYVTEAVVILNRDQTELASLDAFLVLNKETKPDEDVIYSIRNWMREKLPSAMIPNHFVLVESLPSTSSGKVDYEALARLKCPRSRTHAEDMMHINETDSLLDTIKKAVCDALMVKEVSDDDDFFAIGGDSLAAAHLSHSLGIDMRLIYQFRSPSKLVICMSEKKGKLREDMQHNTIQKPDHKTESQDSNELVSRPSRMQCENNVSAKRLKIDSDQFSSKSMKDKISWYSGYSEMQCAFSRCNNVHYPNSYGNEGGNRENWSVELPRNQMVSIQELWKVHMESCVDASPLVVLKHSKTYLFIGSHSRKFFCIDANSGSICWETILEGRIEGSAMVVGDFSQVVIGCYKGKLYFLDFSTGSLCWTFQAGGEIKCQPVVHTSSQLIWCGSHDHTLYALDYRSQRCVYKLQCGGSIFASPIIDEGHSSLYVASTSGRVTAVSIKDFPFHTLWVLELEAPIFGSLSIIPSSRSVICCLVDGQVVAISPSGTIIWKYRTGGPIFAGPCMSHVLPSQVLVCCRNGSVYSLEPESGCHLWEYNIGDPITASAYINENLHFESHQLLVSDRLVTVCSSSGIVHVLRVRASLSRDSHESKVGEIAKLELQADIFSSPVMIGRRIFVGCRDDYVHCLTLESCR, translated from the exons ATGAGCAATTGCTGCTGCATTTCTCACAAATTCGCCGATGCAGCCTCCACTAACCCTCACAAAGTCGCCGTCACTCATTCCTCGGCGAGATTCATGTCGGATTCTCCTCAACCTCCTTCGCCTGTTCACGACGGTGACACAATTTTCACCTTCGCCGACCTATCTTCATCCGTAGATTCTCTCAGCCTTCGTCTCCGTCGCATTCTCGATGCTCCAGCCCAGAACGATCCTCAGCTCATCACACCACCACAACAATCATCTCCAGGTACAGATAAGCTGGAGCGTGGTGAAGCTGAGTCAGATGTATACATCCCAAAGGTGTTGGCCTTATACATGCCGCCTTCAGCTGAATACATAATCTCTGTGCTTTCTGTTTTGAGGATTGGAGAAGCCTTTTTGCCTTTAGATCCTTCTTGGCCGAGAGATAGGGTCTTGTCTATTCTTTCCTCTTCCAATGTTGCTCTTGTTATCGCCTGCGGCTCTTCTTTCGATCAGTTCGGGTGTCAGCCGCTTGGCAGATCGCACTGGCTTGTTCAAAGCAGCAGCGCCCACCCTGTGTTGTTCTTTTCCATGAGTGAGAGGTTGAGTGCTGAAACTGCTCGCCGCTCAAGCCTTGTTTTGCCTTGCAAGAAAGAGAGGCAAAGGAAGTTTTGTTATCTCATGTACACTTCTGGATCTACTGGAAAGCCTAAAGGAATATGTGGCACTGAGCAAG GACTTTTAAACCGTTTCATGTGGATGCAAGAGCACTATCCTGTTGTTGGAGAGCAGCAATTCGCTTTCAAGACTTCAGTTGGTTTTATTGATCATTTGCAGGAGTTTCTTGGTGCTACTCTCAATTCCACCCCTTTAGTCATTCCTCCTTTCACTCTCCTAAAACAGAATATGATATCCATCATTGATTTTCTGGAG GCGTATTCTATCAGTAGGCTCGTAGCTGTCCCATCGATGGTCAGAGCTATTCTACCTACTTTACAACATCGTGGACATAATAAGCTCCAAAGTTGCCTGAAGCTGGTAGTTTTAAGCGGCGAAACCTTTCCTCTGAGCCTGTGGGATTCACTTCACAAGCTACTTCCGGACACATGTTTTCTGAACCTATATGGGAGTACAGAG GTATCAGGGGACTGCACTTATTTTGACTGCAGTAGGTTGCCAAAACTCTTAGAGACCGAGAAGATCGGTAGTGTTCCTATTGGCAAGCCGATTTCCAACTGCAAAATTTTACTTCTTGGTGATGAAGATAAACCGTGTGAGGGAGAAATATGTGTTGGTGGTCTCTGTCTTTCTCAAGGATACCTGCATTCCTCGATAGAGTCCCAAAGCTACGTGATGCTGCATAATACCTCACTCTGCAATCATTTAACCAGTGATTGTGGAAGTCAGCTTTATTATAGAACTGGTGATTACGGCCGAAAGCTTTCTAGTGGTGATTTCGTTTTTATTGGAAGAAGGGATCGAACTGTTAAAGTCAATGGACACCGCCTGTCCCTTGAAGAGATGGAAACAACTCTAGAACTAAATCCATATGTTACTGAAGCTGTTGTTATACTTAACAGAGATCAGACAGAGCTTGCTTCACTTGATGCCTTTTTAGTACTGAACAAGGAAACCAAGCCTGATGAAGATGTCATATATTCTATCAGAAATTGGATGAGAGAAAAACTTCCCTCGGCGATGATTCCTAACCATTTTGTTTTGGTGGAGTCACTGCCAAGTACTTCAAGTGGGAAAGTTGATTATGAAGCACTAGCAAGGTTGAAATGTCCTAGAAGTAGAACTCATGCTGAAGATATGATGCATATCAATGAAACTGATAGTCTACTGGATACTATTAAAAAG GCCGTTTGTGATGCTTtaatggtcaaagaagtttcagatgatgatgatttcttTGCCATTGGTGGAGACTCTTTAGCCGCAGCGCATCTTTCTCATAGTCTTGGTATTGATATGAGATTGATCTACCAATTTCGAAGTCCGTCCAAGCTTGTGATCTGTATGTCCGAGAAGAAAGGCAAGTTAAGAGAAGATATGCAACACAACACCATTCAGAAGCCAGACCACAAGACAGAGAGTCAGGATAGTAATGAGTTGGTTAGTAGACCTTCACGAATGCAGTGTGAGAACAACGTCTCTGCAAAGCGATTGAAAATTGATTCAGATCAGTTCTCTTCCAAAAGcatgaaagataaaatatcATGGTATTCAGGATATTCTGAAATGCAGTGTGCTTTCAGTCGGTGCAACAATGTACATTATCCAAACTCGTATGGTAACGAAGGGGGAAACCGAGAAAACTGGTCGGTGGAGTTGCCAAGGAACCAAATGGTCTCTATACAAGAGCTATGGAAAGTTCATATGGAGTCTTGTGTAGATGCCTCGCCCCTGGTTGTGTTGAAGCATTCCAAAACTTATCTATTTATTGGGTCTCACTCACGTAAATTTTTCTGCATcgatgcaaatag TGGTTCGATCTGTTGGGAGACCATTTTAGAAGGAAGGATCGAAGGTTCAGCCATGGTAGTTGGTGACTTTTCTCAG GTCGTTATTGGATGCTACAAAGGAAAATTATATTTCTTAGATTTCTCAACTGGAAGCTTATGTTGGACATTCCAAGCAGGTGGTGAG ATAAAGTGCCAACCTGTGGTGCACACATCTTCACAACTGATATG GTGCGGATCACATGACCACACTCTCTATGCCCTTGACTATAGGAGCCAACGCTGTGTTTATAAGCTGCAGTGTGGTGGGAGCATATTTGCGTCACCTATAATTGATGAG GGTCATAGTTCACTTTATGTGGCTTCTACAAGTGGCCGCGTGACAGCTGTATCAATAAAG GATTTCCCATTTCACACCTTGTGGGTACTTGAACTAGAGGCACCGATTTTTGGTTCCCTGTCCATTATCCCGTCAAGCCGAAGCG TTATTTGCTGCTTGGTTGACGGCCAAGTTGTCGCAATAAGTCCGTCTGGAACTATTATTTGGAAG TATAGGACTGGCGGGCCAATATTTGCTGGGCCTTGCATGTCACATGTGCTTCCTTCTCAG GTGCTCGTGTGCTGTAGAAATGGAAGTGTCTATTCACTAGAACCG GAGTCCGGGTGTCATTTGTGGGAATACAATATCGGTGACCCGATCACGGCATCTGCATACATCAATGAGAATCTGCATTTTGAATCGCATCAGCTCCTTGTATCAGACAG GTTGGTGACTGTATGCTCTAGCTCGGGAATAGTTCATGTCCTTCGCGTGAGAGCTAGTCTCAGCAGAGATTCACATGAATCAAAAGTAGGAGAAATAGCAAAGTTGGAGTTGCAGGCAGACATTTTCTCTTCACCGGTGATGATCGGTCGCCGGATTTTTGTTGGCTGTCGTGACGACTATGTGCATTGCCTCACTCTTGAGAGTTGCAGGTAG
- the LOC111208630 gene encoding putative acyl-activating enzyme 19 isoform X3 yields the protein MSNCCCISHKFADAASTNPHKVAVTHSSARFMSDSPQPPSPVHDGDTIFTFADLSSSVDSLSLRLRRILDAPAQNDPQLITPPQQSSPGTDKLERGEAESDVYIPKVLALYMPPSAEYIISVLSVLRIGEAFLPLDPSWPRDRVLSILSSSNVALVIACGSSFDQFGCQPLGRSHWLVQSSSAHPVLFFSMSERLSAETARRSSLVLPCKKERQRKFCYLMYTSGSTGKPKGICGTEQGLLNRFMWMQEHYPVVGEQQFAFKTSVGFIDHLQEFLGATLNSTPLVIPPFTLLKQNMISIIDFLEAYSISRLVAVPSMVRAILPTLQHRGHNKLQSCLKLVVLSGETFPLSLWDSLHKLLPDTCFLNLYGSTEVSGDCTYFDCSRLPKLLETEKIGSVPIGKPISNCKILLLGDEDKPCEGEICVGGLCLSQGYLHSSIESQSYVMLHNTSLCNHLTSDCGSQLYYRTGDYGRKLSSGDFVFIGRRDRTVKVNGHRLSLEEMETTLELNPYVTEAVVILNRDQTELASLDAFLVLNKETKPDEDVIYSIRNWMREKLPSAMIPNHFVLVESLPSTSSGKVDYEALARLKCPRSRTHAEDMMHINETDSLLDTIKKAVCDALMVKEVSDDDDFFAIGGDSLAAAHLSHSLGIDMRLIYQFRSPSKLVICMSEKKGKLREDMQHNTIQKPDHKTESQDSNELVSRPSRMQCENNVSAKRLKIDSDQFSSKSMKDKISWYSGYSEMQCAFSRCNNVHYPNSYGNEGGNRENWSVELPRNQMVSIQELWKVHMESCVDASPLVVLKHSKTYLFIGSHSRKFFCIDANSGSICWETILEGRIEGSAMVVGDFSQVVIGCYKGKLYFLDFSTGSLCWTFQAGGEIKCQPVVHTSSQLIWCGSHDHTLYALDYRSQRCVYKLQCGGSIFASPIIDEGHSSLYVASTSGRVTAVSIKVRSTKYSLE from the exons ATGAGCAATTGCTGCTGCATTTCTCACAAATTCGCCGATGCAGCCTCCACTAACCCTCACAAAGTCGCCGTCACTCATTCCTCGGCGAGATTCATGTCGGATTCTCCTCAACCTCCTTCGCCTGTTCACGACGGTGACACAATTTTCACCTTCGCCGACCTATCTTCATCCGTAGATTCTCTCAGCCTTCGTCTCCGTCGCATTCTCGATGCTCCAGCCCAGAACGATCCTCAGCTCATCACACCACCACAACAATCATCTCCAGGTACAGATAAGCTGGAGCGTGGTGAAGCTGAGTCAGATGTATACATCCCAAAGGTGTTGGCCTTATACATGCCGCCTTCAGCTGAATACATAATCTCTGTGCTTTCTGTTTTGAGGATTGGAGAAGCCTTTTTGCCTTTAGATCCTTCTTGGCCGAGAGATAGGGTCTTGTCTATTCTTTCCTCTTCCAATGTTGCTCTTGTTATCGCCTGCGGCTCTTCTTTCGATCAGTTCGGGTGTCAGCCGCTTGGCAGATCGCACTGGCTTGTTCAAAGCAGCAGCGCCCACCCTGTGTTGTTCTTTTCCATGAGTGAGAGGTTGAGTGCTGAAACTGCTCGCCGCTCAAGCCTTGTTTTGCCTTGCAAGAAAGAGAGGCAAAGGAAGTTTTGTTATCTCATGTACACTTCTGGATCTACTGGAAAGCCTAAAGGAATATGTGGCACTGAGCAAG GACTTTTAAACCGTTTCATGTGGATGCAAGAGCACTATCCTGTTGTTGGAGAGCAGCAATTCGCTTTCAAGACTTCAGTTGGTTTTATTGATCATTTGCAGGAGTTTCTTGGTGCTACTCTCAATTCCACCCCTTTAGTCATTCCTCCTTTCACTCTCCTAAAACAGAATATGATATCCATCATTGATTTTCTGGAG GCGTATTCTATCAGTAGGCTCGTAGCTGTCCCATCGATGGTCAGAGCTATTCTACCTACTTTACAACATCGTGGACATAATAAGCTCCAAAGTTGCCTGAAGCTGGTAGTTTTAAGCGGCGAAACCTTTCCTCTGAGCCTGTGGGATTCACTTCACAAGCTACTTCCGGACACATGTTTTCTGAACCTATATGGGAGTACAGAG GTATCAGGGGACTGCACTTATTTTGACTGCAGTAGGTTGCCAAAACTCTTAGAGACCGAGAAGATCGGTAGTGTTCCTATTGGCAAGCCGATTTCCAACTGCAAAATTTTACTTCTTGGTGATGAAGATAAACCGTGTGAGGGAGAAATATGTGTTGGTGGTCTCTGTCTTTCTCAAGGATACCTGCATTCCTCGATAGAGTCCCAAAGCTACGTGATGCTGCATAATACCTCACTCTGCAATCATTTAACCAGTGATTGTGGAAGTCAGCTTTATTATAGAACTGGTGATTACGGCCGAAAGCTTTCTAGTGGTGATTTCGTTTTTATTGGAAGAAGGGATCGAACTGTTAAAGTCAATGGACACCGCCTGTCCCTTGAAGAGATGGAAACAACTCTAGAACTAAATCCATATGTTACTGAAGCTGTTGTTATACTTAACAGAGATCAGACAGAGCTTGCTTCACTTGATGCCTTTTTAGTACTGAACAAGGAAACCAAGCCTGATGAAGATGTCATATATTCTATCAGAAATTGGATGAGAGAAAAACTTCCCTCGGCGATGATTCCTAACCATTTTGTTTTGGTGGAGTCACTGCCAAGTACTTCAAGTGGGAAAGTTGATTATGAAGCACTAGCAAGGTTGAAATGTCCTAGAAGTAGAACTCATGCTGAAGATATGATGCATATCAATGAAACTGATAGTCTACTGGATACTATTAAAAAG GCCGTTTGTGATGCTTtaatggtcaaagaagtttcagatgatgatgatttcttTGCCATTGGTGGAGACTCTTTAGCCGCAGCGCATCTTTCTCATAGTCTTGGTATTGATATGAGATTGATCTACCAATTTCGAAGTCCGTCCAAGCTTGTGATCTGTATGTCCGAGAAGAAAGGCAAGTTAAGAGAAGATATGCAACACAACACCATTCAGAAGCCAGACCACAAGACAGAGAGTCAGGATAGTAATGAGTTGGTTAGTAGACCTTCACGAATGCAGTGTGAGAACAACGTCTCTGCAAAGCGATTGAAAATTGATTCAGATCAGTTCTCTTCCAAAAGcatgaaagataaaatatcATGGTATTCAGGATATTCTGAAATGCAGTGTGCTTTCAGTCGGTGCAACAATGTACATTATCCAAACTCGTATGGTAACGAAGGGGGAAACCGAGAAAACTGGTCGGTGGAGTTGCCAAGGAACCAAATGGTCTCTATACAAGAGCTATGGAAAGTTCATATGGAGTCTTGTGTAGATGCCTCGCCCCTGGTTGTGTTGAAGCATTCCAAAACTTATCTATTTATTGGGTCTCACTCACGTAAATTTTTCTGCATcgatgcaaatag TGGTTCGATCTGTTGGGAGACCATTTTAGAAGGAAGGATCGAAGGTTCAGCCATGGTAGTTGGTGACTTTTCTCAG GTCGTTATTGGATGCTACAAAGGAAAATTATATTTCTTAGATTTCTCAACTGGAAGCTTATGTTGGACATTCCAAGCAGGTGGTGAG ATAAAGTGCCAACCTGTGGTGCACACATCTTCACAACTGATATG GTGCGGATCACATGACCACACTCTCTATGCCCTTGACTATAGGAGCCAACGCTGTGTTTATAAGCTGCAGTGTGGTGGGAGCATATTTGCGTCACCTATAATTGATGAG GGTCATAGTTCACTTTATGTGGCTTCTACAAGTGGCCGCGTGACAGCTGTATCAATAAAG GTCAGATCTACAAAATATTCCTTGGAGTAA
- the LOC111208630 gene encoding putative acyl-activating enzyme 19 isoform X1 → MSNCCCISHKFADAASTNPHKVAVTHSSARFMSDSPQPPSPVHDGDTIFTFADLSSSVDSLSLRLRRILDAPAQNDPQLITPPQQSSPGTDKLERGEAESDVYIPKVLALYMPPSAEYIISVLSVLRIGEAFLPLDPSWPRDRVLSILSSSNVALVIACGSSFDQFGCQPLGRSHWLVQSSSAHPVLFFSMSERLSAETARRSSLVLPCKKERQRKFCYLMYTSGSTGKPKGICGTEQGLLNRFMWMQEHYPVVGEQQFAFKTSVGFIDHLQEFLGATLNSTPLVIPPFTLLKQNMISIIDFLEAYSISRLVAVPSMVRAILPTLQHRGHNKLQSCLKLVVLSGETFPLSLWDSLHKLLPDTCFLNLYGSTEVSGDCTYFDCSRLPKLLETEKIGSVPIGKPISNCKILLLGDEDKPCEGEICVGGLCLSQGYLHSSIESQSYVMLHNTSLCNHLTSDCGSQLYYRTGDYGRKLSSGDFVFIGRRDRTVKVNGHRLSLEEMETTLELNPYVTEAVVILNRDQTELASLDAFLVLNKETKPDEDVIYSIRNWMREKLPSAMIPNHFVLVESLPSTSSGKVDYEALARLKCPRSRTHAEDMMHINETDSLLDTIKKAVCDALMVKEVSDDDDFFAIGGDSLAAAHLSHSLGIDMRLIYQFRSPSKLVICMSEKKGKLREDMQHNTIQKPDHKTESQDSNELVSRPSRMQCENNVSAKRLKIDSDQFSSKSMKDKISWYSGYSEMQCAFSRCNNVHYPNSYGNEGGNRENWSVELPRNQMVSIQELWKVHMESCVDASPLVVLKHSKTYLFIGSHSRKFFCIDANSGSICWETILEGRIEGSAMVVGDFSQVVIGCYKGKLYFLDFSTGSLCWTFQAGGEIKCQPVVHTSSQLIWCGSHDHTLYALDYRSQRCVYKLQCGGSIFASPIIDEGHSSLYVASTSGRVTAVSIKGRSDLQNIPWSNCSLPNNLAKTVSCMDFPFHTLWVLELEAPIFGSLSIIPSSRSVICCLVDGQVVAISPSGTIIWKYRTGGPIFAGPCMSHVLPSQVLVCCRNGSVYSLEPESGCHLWEYNIGDPITASAYINENLHFESHQLLVSDRLVTVCSSSGIVHVLRVRASLSRDSHESKVGEIAKLELQADIFSSPVMIGRRIFVGCRDDYVHCLTLESCR, encoded by the exons ATGAGCAATTGCTGCTGCATTTCTCACAAATTCGCCGATGCAGCCTCCACTAACCCTCACAAAGTCGCCGTCACTCATTCCTCGGCGAGATTCATGTCGGATTCTCCTCAACCTCCTTCGCCTGTTCACGACGGTGACACAATTTTCACCTTCGCCGACCTATCTTCATCCGTAGATTCTCTCAGCCTTCGTCTCCGTCGCATTCTCGATGCTCCAGCCCAGAACGATCCTCAGCTCATCACACCACCACAACAATCATCTCCAGGTACAGATAAGCTGGAGCGTGGTGAAGCTGAGTCAGATGTATACATCCCAAAGGTGTTGGCCTTATACATGCCGCCTTCAGCTGAATACATAATCTCTGTGCTTTCTGTTTTGAGGATTGGAGAAGCCTTTTTGCCTTTAGATCCTTCTTGGCCGAGAGATAGGGTCTTGTCTATTCTTTCCTCTTCCAATGTTGCTCTTGTTATCGCCTGCGGCTCTTCTTTCGATCAGTTCGGGTGTCAGCCGCTTGGCAGATCGCACTGGCTTGTTCAAAGCAGCAGCGCCCACCCTGTGTTGTTCTTTTCCATGAGTGAGAGGTTGAGTGCTGAAACTGCTCGCCGCTCAAGCCTTGTTTTGCCTTGCAAGAAAGAGAGGCAAAGGAAGTTTTGTTATCTCATGTACACTTCTGGATCTACTGGAAAGCCTAAAGGAATATGTGGCACTGAGCAAG GACTTTTAAACCGTTTCATGTGGATGCAAGAGCACTATCCTGTTGTTGGAGAGCAGCAATTCGCTTTCAAGACTTCAGTTGGTTTTATTGATCATTTGCAGGAGTTTCTTGGTGCTACTCTCAATTCCACCCCTTTAGTCATTCCTCCTTTCACTCTCCTAAAACAGAATATGATATCCATCATTGATTTTCTGGAG GCGTATTCTATCAGTAGGCTCGTAGCTGTCCCATCGATGGTCAGAGCTATTCTACCTACTTTACAACATCGTGGACATAATAAGCTCCAAAGTTGCCTGAAGCTGGTAGTTTTAAGCGGCGAAACCTTTCCTCTGAGCCTGTGGGATTCACTTCACAAGCTACTTCCGGACACATGTTTTCTGAACCTATATGGGAGTACAGAG GTATCAGGGGACTGCACTTATTTTGACTGCAGTAGGTTGCCAAAACTCTTAGAGACCGAGAAGATCGGTAGTGTTCCTATTGGCAAGCCGATTTCCAACTGCAAAATTTTACTTCTTGGTGATGAAGATAAACCGTGTGAGGGAGAAATATGTGTTGGTGGTCTCTGTCTTTCTCAAGGATACCTGCATTCCTCGATAGAGTCCCAAAGCTACGTGATGCTGCATAATACCTCACTCTGCAATCATTTAACCAGTGATTGTGGAAGTCAGCTTTATTATAGAACTGGTGATTACGGCCGAAAGCTTTCTAGTGGTGATTTCGTTTTTATTGGAAGAAGGGATCGAACTGTTAAAGTCAATGGACACCGCCTGTCCCTTGAAGAGATGGAAACAACTCTAGAACTAAATCCATATGTTACTGAAGCTGTTGTTATACTTAACAGAGATCAGACAGAGCTTGCTTCACTTGATGCCTTTTTAGTACTGAACAAGGAAACCAAGCCTGATGAAGATGTCATATATTCTATCAGAAATTGGATGAGAGAAAAACTTCCCTCGGCGATGATTCCTAACCATTTTGTTTTGGTGGAGTCACTGCCAAGTACTTCAAGTGGGAAAGTTGATTATGAAGCACTAGCAAGGTTGAAATGTCCTAGAAGTAGAACTCATGCTGAAGATATGATGCATATCAATGAAACTGATAGTCTACTGGATACTATTAAAAAG GCCGTTTGTGATGCTTtaatggtcaaagaagtttcagatgatgatgatttcttTGCCATTGGTGGAGACTCTTTAGCCGCAGCGCATCTTTCTCATAGTCTTGGTATTGATATGAGATTGATCTACCAATTTCGAAGTCCGTCCAAGCTTGTGATCTGTATGTCCGAGAAGAAAGGCAAGTTAAGAGAAGATATGCAACACAACACCATTCAGAAGCCAGACCACAAGACAGAGAGTCAGGATAGTAATGAGTTGGTTAGTAGACCTTCACGAATGCAGTGTGAGAACAACGTCTCTGCAAAGCGATTGAAAATTGATTCAGATCAGTTCTCTTCCAAAAGcatgaaagataaaatatcATGGTATTCAGGATATTCTGAAATGCAGTGTGCTTTCAGTCGGTGCAACAATGTACATTATCCAAACTCGTATGGTAACGAAGGGGGAAACCGAGAAAACTGGTCGGTGGAGTTGCCAAGGAACCAAATGGTCTCTATACAAGAGCTATGGAAAGTTCATATGGAGTCTTGTGTAGATGCCTCGCCCCTGGTTGTGTTGAAGCATTCCAAAACTTATCTATTTATTGGGTCTCACTCACGTAAATTTTTCTGCATcgatgcaaatag TGGTTCGATCTGTTGGGAGACCATTTTAGAAGGAAGGATCGAAGGTTCAGCCATGGTAGTTGGTGACTTTTCTCAG GTCGTTATTGGATGCTACAAAGGAAAATTATATTTCTTAGATTTCTCAACTGGAAGCTTATGTTGGACATTCCAAGCAGGTGGTGAG ATAAAGTGCCAACCTGTGGTGCACACATCTTCACAACTGATATG GTGCGGATCACATGACCACACTCTCTATGCCCTTGACTATAGGAGCCAACGCTGTGTTTATAAGCTGCAGTGTGGTGGGAGCATATTTGCGTCACCTATAATTGATGAG GGTCATAGTTCACTTTATGTGGCTTCTACAAGTGGCCGCGTGACAGCTGTATCAATAAAG GGCAGGTCAGATCTACAAAATATTCCTTGGAGTAATTGTTCACTACCAAATAATTTGGCCAAAACAGTGTCCTGCATG GATTTCCCATTTCACACCTTGTGGGTACTTGAACTAGAGGCACCGATTTTTGGTTCCCTGTCCATTATCCCGTCAAGCCGAAGCG TTATTTGCTGCTTGGTTGACGGCCAAGTTGTCGCAATAAGTCCGTCTGGAACTATTATTTGGAAG TATAGGACTGGCGGGCCAATATTTGCTGGGCCTTGCATGTCACATGTGCTTCCTTCTCAG GTGCTCGTGTGCTGTAGAAATGGAAGTGTCTATTCACTAGAACCG GAGTCCGGGTGTCATTTGTGGGAATACAATATCGGTGACCCGATCACGGCATCTGCATACATCAATGAGAATCTGCATTTTGAATCGCATCAGCTCCTTGTATCAGACAG GTTGGTGACTGTATGCTCTAGCTCGGGAATAGTTCATGTCCTTCGCGTGAGAGCTAGTCTCAGCAGAGATTCACATGAATCAAAAGTAGGAGAAATAGCAAAGTTGGAGTTGCAGGCAGACATTTTCTCTTCACCGGTGATGATCGGTCGCCGGATTTTTGTTGGCTGTCGTGACGACTATGTGCATTGCCTCACTCTTGAGAGTTGCAGGTAG